The Coffea arabica cultivar ET-39 chromosome 3c, Coffea Arabica ET-39 HiFi, whole genome shotgun sequence genome contains a region encoding:
- the LOC113735562 gene encoding geraniol 8-hydroxylase-like yields the protein MQQLQKLIQRSIIWISQGAQWQKLPKLLNSRVFTSQRLDALQELRRQMMENMLKRVFEAGEAIYIGRLVFGTTLSLLSNMIFSADVLDPNSKEVKELKDLILRILELVGKPNLADFFPILKPFDPQGIRRDIKPAYDGLHSLIENNIDRRMKQRASGIERSGDFLDALLDHSEQYGPDELDLPEVRLLLMDLFIGGTDATTATIEWAMAELLHNPEKMAKVKQEIVEKVGSGFSVKEADIMQLHYLDAVLKETMRLHPTTPLLIHSAETDVQLCGFVIPKHTQVMVNAWSITRDAAYWKDPTIFLPERFLNSDIDFRGRDLSLIPFGSGRRICPGLPLAVRMVKLLLATLVHNSDWKLPNGMKPKDMDMKDKFGLSLEKAEPLAAIPVRVSNC from the exons ATGCAGCAACTGCAGAAACTGATCCAACGTTCCATAATTTGGATTTCACAAGGTGCACAATGGCAAAAGCTTCCGAAGCTTTTGAACAGTCGAGTTTTTACCTCACAAAGATTGGATGCATTGCAAGAATTACGGCGCCAAATGATGGAAAACATGCTTAAACGTGTCTTCGAAGCTGGAGAAGCTATTTATATTGGGAGATTAGTGTTCGGTACAACTTTGAGCTTATTGTCCAACATGATATTTTCAGCTgacgtacttgatccaaattcaAAAGAAGTTAAAGAACTAAAAGATTTGATTCTGAGGATTTTGGAGCTTGTTGGCAAGCCAAATCTCGCTGATTTTTTTCCTATTCTAAAGCCATTTGATCCTCAGGGAATTAGAAGAGATATTAAGCCTGCTTATGATGGTTTGCACTCGCTAATTGAGAACAATATTGATCGCCGGATGAAGCAAAGGGCTTCTGGCATAGAAAGATCAGGAGATTTCTTGGACGCTCTTCTTGATCATAGTGAACAATATGGCCCGGATGAACTGGATCTCCCCGAAGTTAGACTACTGCTCATG GATTTGTTTATAGGAGGTACAGATGCCACTACTGCCACAATCGAATGGGCAATGGCAGAGCTTCTTCACAACCCAGAGAAAATGGCAAAAGTAAAGcaagaaattgtagaaaaagTTGGCTCAGGGTTTAGTGTCAAGGAGGCAGACATCATGCAACTTCATTATCTAGATGCAGTCCTAAAAGAAACAATGAGACTCCATCCCACAACACCACTTCTCATCCATTCTGCCGAGACAGACGTGCAACTTTGTGGTTTCGTCATTCCAAAACATACTCAGGTAATGGTGAACGCATGGTCGATCACGAGGGATGCAGCTTACTGGAAAGATCCCACCATATTTCTACCAGAAAGGTTTCTGAATTCAGACATTGATTTCAGGGGAAGGGATTTATCCCTCATCCCTTTTGGCTCTGGAAGGCGAATTTGCCCTGGATTGCCGCTGGCAGTGAGAATGGTGAAATTGTTGTTGGCTACTCTTGTACATAATTCTGATTGGAAACTTCCTAATGGTATGAAACCAAAAGATATGGACATGAAAGATAAGTTTGGGCTTTCACTTGAGAAAGCTGAACCTCTTGCTGCTATTCCTGTGAGAGTTTCAAATTGTTGA
- the LOC113735563 gene encoding UDP-glucose iridoid glucosyltransferase-like produces MEKLHAKKCRRVVLVPFPLQGHLNPMLDLANILHSRGFSITIVHTKFNFPNPADHPDFQYVPISDGISNWDISASNLVRLASTINTNCKDSFRKCLIQMMQQQQQEEKQNDQVVCIIYDFLMHFAETVANQMSLPSIIQRTSNAAALLAFCKLPRLRAEGYNCLQDSTSDELVPGLHPLRFKDLPTATMGSLDNFLQLIAVVCNTRTSSAIIWNTTDCLEHSSLTQLQEHYNIPFFTLGPMHKMALAKSSNLVIKDDNNCIEWLEKQAPHSVIYVSLGSIATLDQKELTEMAGGLANSHQPFLWVIRPGLGSGSDAHLPEAFQELTGDRGCIVKWAPQKDVLAHPAVGGFLSHCGWNSTLESISEGVPMICKPYFVDQKMNARYLTHEWGIGIELDEVMQRTDVAKAIRRILVEEEGSRMRQKVTALKEQIKHCIKEGGSSYNSLNELVQFISSF; encoded by the exons ATGGAGAAGCTACATGCAAAAAAATGTCGTCGCGTGGTGCTAGTTCCATTCCCACTCCAAGGGCACTTGAATCCAATGCTTGATCTAGCCAACATCCTTCATTCCAGGGGCTTCTCAATCACAATTGTGCATACCAAATTCAACTTTCCCAATCCTGCTGACCATCCTGACTTTCAATACGTGCCAATTTCGGATGGTATATCCAACTGGGATATCTCCGCTTCCAATCTTGTTCGTTTAGCATCCACTATCAACACAAATTGTAAAGATTCATTCAGGAAATGCTTAATTCAAATgatgcagcagcagcagcaggaaGAGAAACAAAATGATCAGGTTGTGTGCATCATCTATGATTTTCTCATGCATTTTGCAGAAACTGTAGCGAATCAAATGAGTCTTCCCAGTATCATTCAAAGAACAAGCAATGCCGCCGCATTGCTAGCCTTCTGCAAACTTCCCAGGCTTAGAGCAGAGGGCTACAACTGCTTGCAAG ATTCTACATCAGACGAGTTGGTTCCAGGACTTCATCCATTAAGGTTCAAGGATCTACCAACTGCCACCATGGGCAGCTTAGATAACTTTTTACAATTGATTGCAGTTGTATGCAACACAAGAACTTCTAGTGCCATCATTTGGAACACTACCGACTGCCTTGAGCATTCCTCATTGACACAGCTTCAGGAGCATTACAATATTCCATTTTTCACATTAGGCCCTATGCACAAGATGGCTCTTGCAAAATCAAGCAATTTAGTCATCAAGGATGACAACAACTGCATTGAATGGCTTGAAAAGCAAGCTCCACATTCAGTGATTTATGTAAGCTTGGGAAGTATCGCAACATTGGATCAGAAAGAACTAACAGAGATGGCAGGGGGTCTAGCTAACAGTCACCAACCGTTCCTCTGGGTTATCCGGCCTGGCTTAGGCAGTGGCTCAGATGCACATTTGCCCGAGGCGTTTCAAGAGCTTACCGGTGATAGAGGCTGCATAGTGAAATGGGCACCCCAAAAGGATGTCTTAGCTCACCCTGCTGTTGGGGGGTTTTTGAGCCACTGTGGTTGGAATTCAACTTTAGAAAGTATAAGCGAAGGAGTACCAATGATATGCAAGCCATATTTTGTCGACCAAAAGATGAATGCAAGATACCTGACCCATGAATGGGGCATAGGCATAGAACTGGATGAAGTGATGCAGAGAACAGATGTTGCAAAAGCTATAAGAAGAATCCTAGTTGAAGAAGAAGGCTCAAGAATGAGGCAGAAAGTGACTGCTCTCAAGGAACAGATCAAACATTGCATCAAGGAAGGTGGTTCTTCTTACAATTCTTTGAATGAGTTAGTGCAGTTCATATCATCTTTCTGA